A section of the Flavobacterium sp. CG_23.5 genome encodes:
- a CDS encoding nucleotide exchange factor GrpE → MKFKNIFKNTSNMTTENTEIDQEIDEVTLENNANGEQLIIEELSVEEQLTQDLAKEKDKYLRLFAEFENYKRRTSKERIELFKTANQEVLLAMLPVLDDFDRAMVEISKSEEEHLLKGVELIHEKLKNTLVAKGLEQVEIKAGDPFDADFAEAITQIPAPSPKLKGKIVDVLEKGYKLGDKIIRFPKVVIGQ, encoded by the coding sequence ATGAAGTTTAAGAATATTTTTAAAAATACAAGTAATATGACTACTGAAAATACAGAAATCGATCAAGAAATAGACGAAGTAACATTAGAAAATAATGCGAACGGAGAACAACTTATTATTGAGGAATTAAGTGTAGAGGAGCAATTAACGCAAGACTTAGCGAAGGAAAAAGATAAGTATTTGCGATTGTTTGCTGAATTTGAAAATTACAAGCGAAGAACTTCAAAAGAGCGTATTGAGTTATTTAAAACAGCCAATCAAGAGGTTTTACTTGCTATGCTTCCAGTTTTAGACGATTTTGATAGAGCCATGGTAGAAATAAGCAAATCAGAAGAGGAACATTTATTGAAAGGTGTTGAGCTTATTCATGAAAAATTGAAAAACACTTTAGTTGCTAAGGGATTAGAGCAAGTTGAAATTAAAGCTGGAGATCCTTTTGACGCTGATTTTGCTGAGGCAATTACTCAAATTCCTGCTCCATCACCTAAGTTGAAAGGTAAAATTGTGGATGTTCTTGAAAAAGGGTACAAATTGGGTGACAAAATCATTCGTTTTCCTAAAGTTGTTATAGGGCAGTAA
- the dnaJ gene encoding molecular chaperone DnaJ, which yields MKKDFYEILGISKSADAAEIKKAYRKNALQYHPDKNPGDKSAEEKFKLAAEAYEILSDPQKRAKYDQMGHQAFDGSGGFGGGGHGGMNMDDIFSQFGDIFGGGFGGFGGGGGGGVRRAKGSNLRIKVKLTLEEIANGVEKKVKVKRKVQAPGVSYKTCSTCNGQGQVMRVTNTILGRMQSASTCPTCGGSGQILDKKPTNADSQGMILEDETVSIKIPAGVVDGMQLKVSNKGNDAPGNSIPGDLIVAIEELEHEFLKREGENLHFDLYISFAEAVLGISKDIEAINGKVRIKLEEGIQSGKILRLKGKGIPNINGYGNGDLLVHVNVWTPKTLNKEQKQFFEDSLTDENFIPNPEKSDKSFFEKVKDMFS from the coding sequence ATGAAAAAAGATTTTTACGAAATATTAGGCATTTCAAAAAGTGCTGATGCTGCCGAAATTAAAAAGGCATACCGAAAAAACGCATTACAATATCATCCTGACAAAAATCCTGGAGACAAATCGGCAGAAGAGAAATTCAAATTAGCAGCCGAAGCTTATGAAATATTAAGTGACCCACAGAAGAGAGCTAAGTATGACCAAATGGGACATCAAGCTTTCGATGGCTCAGGCGGTTTTGGTGGAGGTGGTCACGGCGGAATGAATATGGATGACATATTCAGTCAGTTTGGTGATATCTTTGGAGGTGGTTTCGGTGGTTTTGGAGGCGGTGGCGGTGGCGGAGTTCGTCGCGCTAAAGGAAGTAACCTACGTATAAAAGTAAAATTGACACTGGAAGAAATTGCCAATGGTGTTGAGAAAAAAGTAAAAGTAAAACGTAAAGTTCAAGCGCCAGGTGTTTCATACAAAACCTGTTCTACTTGTAACGGTCAAGGTCAAGTAATGCGTGTTACCAATACAATTTTGGGTAGAATGCAGTCTGCTTCAACTTGTCCAACTTGTGGCGGGTCGGGTCAAATTCTAGATAAAAAACCAACAAATGCGGATTCTCAAGGAATGATCCTTGAAGATGAAACCGTTTCTATAAAAATCCCTGCCGGTGTAGTAGACGGGATGCAATTAAAAGTTTCTAACAAAGGAAACGATGCTCCAGGAAATAGTATTCCGGGAGATTTAATTGTGGCGATTGAAGAACTGGAACATGAGTTTTTGAAACGTGAAGGGGAGAATTTACATTTTGATTTATATATCAGTTTTGCTGAAGCTGTTCTAGGAATTTCTAAAGACATCGAAGCTATAAACGGTAAAGTGAGAATCAAACTAGAAGAAGGTATTCAATCTGGTAAAATTCTTAGACTGAAAGGAAAAGGAATTCCAAATATCAACGGATACGGTAACGGAGATTTATTGGTTCACGTGAATGTCTGGACGCCAAAAACATTAAACAAAGAACAAAAACAGTTTTTTGAAGATTCCTTAACGGATGAGAATTTTATTCCAAATCCGGAAAAATCGGACAAATCATTTTTCGAGAAAGTAAAAGATATGTTTTCATAG
- a CDS encoding ABC transporter ATP-binding protein, whose amino-acid sequence MSNILEVNKVVKQYGEYVALNEVSLTVPKGSIYGLLGPNGAGKTSLIRIINQITLPDSGEIILDGEKLQPKHIQYIGYLPEERGLYNTMKVGEQCLYLAQMKGLSKAEAKIQLEYWFERLDIQGWWNKKIQELSKGMAQKIQFVVCVLHKPKLLIFDEPFSGFDPVNANVIKDEILKLREDGATIIFSTHRMESVEELCDHIALIHKSNKLIEGKLNDVKRQFKTNSYEVGVLSDNVEGLMYDITQKFTVGPANFKSLNNELKLEIQLGNATPNELLNVLTQSGQVTHFVEKIPSVNDIFIQTVSK is encoded by the coding sequence ATGAGTAATATACTTGAAGTTAATAAAGTTGTAAAGCAATATGGTGAATACGTGGCGCTTAACGAAGTTTCATTAACTGTTCCCAAAGGCAGTATTTACGGTCTCCTAGGTCCAAATGGAGCCGGAAAAACATCGCTGATCCGAATCATAAATCAAATTACCTTACCTGACAGTGGCGAAATTATCCTTGATGGAGAAAAATTGCAACCTAAACACATTCAATATATTGGATATCTTCCGGAAGAAAGAGGATTGTACAATACGATGAAAGTTGGTGAGCAATGTTTGTATCTAGCTCAAATGAAAGGACTTTCAAAAGCGGAAGCAAAAATTCAACTCGAATACTGGTTTGAAAGATTAGATATTCAGGGTTGGTGGAACAAAAAAATTCAAGAATTATCTAAAGGAATGGCTCAAAAAATTCAATTTGTCGTTTGTGTGTTGCACAAGCCAAAATTGTTAATTTTTGACGAACCTTTTTCTGGTTTTGATCCCGTAAATGCTAATGTCATTAAAGATGAAATTTTGAAGTTGCGAGAGGATGGAGCTACGATAATTTTTTCAACTCACCGAATGGAAAGTGTGGAGGAATTGTGCGATCATATTGCTTTAATTCATAAGTCAAATAAATTGATTGAAGGAAAGCTAAATGATGTCAAAAGACAATTCAAAACCAATAGTTATGAAGTGGGTGTTTTGTCGGATAACGTGGAAGGATTGATGTACGATATTACACAAAAATTCACCGTTGGTCCCGCTAATTTCAAATCGCTTAACAACGAATTAAAACTAGAAATTCAATTAGGGAATGCCACACCAAATGAGTTGTTGAATGTCCTGACACAAAGCGGACAAGTCACCCATTTTGTAGAAAAAATACCGAGTGTAAATGATATTTTCATTCAAACAGTAAGTAAATAG